The nucleotide window TACCTCAAAGGTGCCTTCTTCCCCGACAAACATTAAAAGTTGGGGGGTGGGATGGGAATGCAGTTCGCAAGTGGGGTTTACTTTTGGTATCTCCGTGCGGTAAAAAACATCGGCCGAAACCGTGGCTTCCGGAACCAAGTCTTTGTTCATGAAAATCTTAAAGGGCGTATCTGGCCGGTCGTGGTAAAGGTAGTCGAAGGTCTCGAGCGGTTGGCTGATCACATACTTTTCGTACATAAATTGGTCCTCCTTATGTTTGTTTTTAAAACCGGTTCCTACTACCCAGTAAATACTGTGCCTGTATTTCATGTAAGCTTAGCAAAACCCCTATTTTAGCTTGCTGTAATGAACGAATACCTAACTTATTCTTGTTTCTTTGTCTTTCCCCTCCCGGCTGAAGGGATAAAAAAGTGGGGCTGTTCGAAGGAGACAGCCCCACTTCTTTCATTAACTCTTTTACACGGCAAAAACATGCCGCCCAATCCGGTTAATCACCTTTCGCGACCAGATCCAACTGTATGGGTTGCGGATTTTGGCCGGATTGTAGAAATACAGAGCACCACCGCTTGGATCCCAACCGCCGAGTGCCGCTTTGGTGGCCTTTACGGCGCTACTGGTTAGCGGCTGCCAAATCTGTCCGTTGGCGACGGATTCGAATTCACCGGCTTTATAAATATTACCGGCGATCGTCTTTGGAAATTTCCCCGATTTGACCCGATTAAGGATAACCGCGCCGACCGCGACTTGACCCGTGAACGGCTCGCCGCGGGCTTCGCCGTTAATCAACCGCGCCAGCAGATACAGGTCGCCATTATTAACTTTCGATAGTGTTGATGCCTGTGCCCGTGCCTGCTTGGGCGCATCGGGAATCCATAGTTTCCCGCCGGCCCGAATTCGGTCGCCGGACAGTTTATTGACGGCTTTTAAGGTCGCCACGTCGGTGCCAAAACGCCGGGACAACTTGTAGAGGGAGTCGCCCCACCGGATCTGATAGGTCCAAGCGTGGGCGGGAATGGAATAGCCAAAAAACATAATTACAAGCAGACCATAGGTTACGATACGCATCATTCTTTTGTTTAATTTCATCTTATCATACCCCTTTCTCGATTTTCCACGCATCAGCGCGCCGGTATCTTGCCCTCATTGACAGTTCGGTTGGGATATCGGGTCTTGGGGGGCATCAACTGTTGGATTATAACATTGGTTTTTGGGGTTGTCGACCATGATATAACGCCGTATTAAGCAGGGATATTGAGCATACCAAAGCATCCGCAAGCTATTATAGGTTAACATAATATTTAAACGGCCTGATCCATTTTGCCCCATTGGTACAGGCTGTTTTTTAATATGGAAGTCCATTTGCAACTATCTGAACCTAAATTTCGAGAAAAAAGTGGGTAATTTGGTATTGACATTAATATAAATTTGTAATAAAATCAAAATCGAAATAAATACAAAATGGAGGGATTGCTTGATGGAAAACAAATTACCTTTGATTGGTGACAAATTCCCACAGATTAGTGTGAAGACGACCCATGGGCTAAAGACTTATCCCGATGATCTGAAGGGGAAATGGTTTGTCTTCTTCAGCCACCCGGCCGACTTTACCCCGGTTTGTACCACCGAGTTTGTTGCGTTCGAAAAAAGAGCAGCCGAATTCCGGAAGATCGGGGCCGAACTGGTCGGGCTCAGTATCGACCAAGTCTTTTCCCATATTAAATGGTTGGAATGGATCAAGGAGAAACTGGATACGGAGATCTCCTTCCCCGTGGTTGCCGATGATACCGGCGAAGTTGCGAAGCAGCTGGGCCTGATTCACCCCGGGCAGGGGACCAATACGGTCCGGGCCGTCTTTGTGGTTGATCCCGAGGGGACCGTCCGGGCGATCTTATATTACCCGCAAGAACTGGGCCGGAACATTGATGAGATCTTACGGATGGTCAAAGGATTACAGGTGGCGACTGAAAAGGGCGTAGCTTTACCCGCCAATTGGCCCAATAACGAATTGATCCAAGATAAAGTGATCATCCCGCCGGCTACGGACGAGAAGACCGCCAAAGAACGGAAGGCGACTTACGACTGTTATGACTGGTGGTTCTGCCACAAAAAAATCTCCTAAATAACAGTCGGCGCCGAGCAAACGGAAAAAGTCTGGTCGACCTGCTTGCGGAACCATTGGCGCGAATGCCGCAATGGCACTTGAGGGTAGGGCTGGTCTGTGTTAAGATAAGGAAGAAACTTGGGAACGTCAAGCGCCCAACGGGGAGCAGTAATCTTGGTAGTGATTACTAAAAAGGTGAGGGAAAAAGATGGGGATGAGTTTGCAAGAAATCTGTGATGCGCTGGAGCGGGTGGGGATTCGCCCAACACACCAGCGGATCGAGATCATGAAATACCTGGCCCAGCACCGAGTGCACCCGACGGCGGAGATGATCTATACGGAGTTGAAAGAGGCTATTCCTACCTTCTCGAAGACGACGGTTTACA belongs to Capillibacterium thermochitinicola and includes:
- a CDS encoding cupin domain-containing protein: MYEKYVISQPLETFDYLYHDRPDTPFKIFMNKDLVPEATVSADVFYRTEIPKVNPTCELHSHPTPQLLMFVGEEGTFEVKVPLNDEVFTITKTTMIWVPPHVKHNVTYIRIDKPMVESGILLQGEYA
- a CDS encoding cell wall hydrolase; translation: MMRIVTYGLLVIMFFGYSIPAHAWTYQIRWGDSLYKLSRRFGTDVATLKAVNKLSGDRIRAGGKLWIPDAPKQARAQASTLSKVNNGDLYLLARLINGEARGEPFTGQVAVGAVILNRVKSGKFPKTIAGNIYKAGEFESVANGQIWQPLTSSAVKATKAALGGWDPSGGALYFYNPAKIRNPYSWIWSRKVINRIGRHVFAV
- a CDS encoding peroxiredoxin, with the protein product MENKLPLIGDKFPQISVKTTHGLKTYPDDLKGKWFVFFSHPADFTPVCTTEFVAFEKRAAEFRKIGAELVGLSIDQVFSHIKWLEWIKEKLDTEISFPVVADDTGEVAKQLGLIHPGQGTNTVRAVFVVDPEGTVRAILYYPQELGRNIDEILRMVKGLQVATEKGVALPANWPNNELIQDKVIIPPATDEKTAKERKATYDCYDWWFCHKKIS